A stretch of Syntrophus gentianae DNA encodes these proteins:
- a CDS encoding Fic family protein → MSIIRIFISSVQKEFAAERKALRDYLRGDPLLRRFCEVFLFEDVPAVDRRADEVYLHEVERCDIYVGLFGKEYGQEDEKGLSPTHREFDLATSLGKHRLIFVKGADDGGKAQKMQALIKEAGDQVVRRRFVNAAELVAALYGSLVQYLDENELIRSAPFDAAFCRNATLDDLDEEKIHTFVRLARRSRGFPLPDESSAREVLTHLNLLDKERPSHAAVLLFGKQPQRFLISSEIKCAHFHGIEVAKPIPFYRVYKGTVFDLVDQAVDFVLSKINLAVGTRAQSVQAPVAYEIPPEVIREAIVNAVAHRDYTSNGSVQVMLFTDRLEVWNPGTLPPPLTLAKLRKPHGSVPSNPLLAEPLYLTKYIERMGTGTGDMIRRCRNVGLDEPEFALTDGFMVKIRRRPNLAFKAVGGITGEVTGEVTGEVTGEVTGEVKRLLTVLNGEMKRVEIQEALSLRHEDYFREAYLIPALNAGMIEMTIPDKPTSSKQKYRLTQKGRDLIAKPAKEE, encoded by the coding sequence ATGAGTATCATCCGCATTTTCATCAGCAGCGTTCAGAAGGAATTTGCAGCGGAGCGCAAGGCACTGCGTGATTATCTCCGGGGAGATCCCCTTCTGCGCCGGTTTTGCGAGGTCTTTCTCTTCGAAGACGTGCCCGCCGTTGACCGGCGGGCCGATGAGGTTTATCTCCATGAAGTGGAACGATGCGACATCTACGTAGGACTATTCGGAAAGGAGTATGGACAGGAAGACGAGAAAGGTCTCTCTCCGACCCACCGGGAATTTGACCTGGCGACATCACTGGGGAAACACCGTCTTATTTTTGTCAAGGGCGCTGACGATGGCGGCAAAGCCCAAAAAATGCAGGCCCTGATCAAGGAGGCGGGAGACCAGGTGGTAAGGCGCCGCTTTGTCAATGCCGCCGAGCTGGTAGCCGCGCTGTATGGCAGCCTCGTGCAATACCTCGATGAGAACGAATTGATCCGCTCAGCACCCTTTGACGCCGCCTTCTGCCGAAATGCCACCCTGGACGATCTGGACGAAGAAAAGATCCACACCTTTGTGCGTCTTGCCAGACGGTCCAGAGGCTTCCCGCTGCCCGACGAATCCTCGGCCAGAGAGGTTCTCACCCATCTGAATCTCCTTGATAAGGAGCGACCGAGCCATGCGGCAGTCCTGCTCTTTGGAAAACAGCCACAGCGCTTTTTGATTTCCTCGGAGATCAAATGCGCCCATTTTCACGGCATTGAAGTAGCCAAACCCATTCCCTTTTATCGGGTGTACAAGGGCACCGTCTTCGACCTGGTAGATCAGGCCGTTGATTTTGTCCTTTCCAAAATCAATCTGGCAGTCGGAACCCGCGCCCAGAGCGTTCAAGCACCCGTGGCCTACGAAATTCCTCCCGAAGTGATTCGCGAAGCTATTGTCAATGCGGTGGCCCATCGGGACTATACAAGCAACGGCAGTGTGCAGGTGATGCTTTTTACAGACCGGCTGGAGGTCTGGAACCCCGGCACCCTCCCCCCGCCTTTGACCCTCGCCAAACTGAGAAAACCCCACGGCTCCGTGCCATCCAACCCCTTATTGGCCGAGCCGCTCTATCTGACCAAGTACATCGAGCGCATGGGTACCGGGACGGGAGACATGATCAGGCGCTGCCGCAATGTCGGTCTTGACGAGCCGGAGTTTGCCCTGACGGATGGCTTTATGGTTAAAATCCGAAGAAGACCAAATCTGGCCTTCAAAGCCGTCGGCGGGATCACCGGGGAAGTCACCGGGGAAGTCACCGGGGAAGTCACCGGGGAAGTCACCGGGGAAGTCAAAAGACTCCTGACGGTGCTGAATGGGGAAATGAAACGCGTGGAAATCCAGGAAGCACTTTCCCTCCGCCATGAAGACTACTTTAGGGAGGCTTATCTTATCCCGGCCTTAAATGCTGGAATGATCGAAATGACCATCCCGGATAAACCCACAAGCAGCAAACAGAAATACCGTCTTACCCAGAAAGGCCGCGACCTCATCGCGAAACCGGCGAAGGAGGAATAG
- the kdsB gene encoding 3-deoxy-manno-octulosonate cytidylyltransferase: MKIVCIIPSRYSSSRFPGKPLADLCGKPMIQHVYERVLQSSLVSAAAVATDDERIFEAVRKFGGKAIMTAGRHRSGTDRIAEAVNSLDLQEEDIVVNVQGDQPIFEPDQIDEVTRPLREDPDLPMATLIYRIVRAEEITHPNCVKVVFDYAFNALYFSRSTIPYVRDDRHPIAYYKHHGIYAYRRAFLRTFTALEEGKLERLESLEQLRALEFGYRIRVVETLHDSVEVDAPDELARVRDILLGR, encoded by the coding sequence ATGAAAATCGTCTGCATTATCCCCTCGCGTTATTCTTCCAGCCGCTTTCCGGGAAAGCCCCTGGCCGATCTCTGCGGCAAACCGATGATTCAGCATGTCTACGAACGGGTGCTCCAGTCGAGTCTCGTTTCCGCTGCGGCGGTGGCCACGGACGATGAGCGGATCTTTGAGGCGGTCCGGAAGTTCGGAGGAAAGGCGATCATGACGGCGGGGCGACATCGCTCCGGGACGGACCGCATCGCCGAAGCGGTGAATTCGCTGGATCTGCAAGAGGAGGACATCGTCGTCAACGTCCAAGGGGATCAGCCCATCTTTGAACCGGACCAGATCGACGAGGTGACCCGGCCCCTCCGGGAAGATCCTGACCTGCCCATGGCGACCCTGATCTACCGGATTGTCCGTGCGGAAGAGATCACCCACCCCAATTGCGTCAAGGTTGTTTTCGATTACGCCTTCAACGCCCTCTATTTCTCCCGGTCCACGATCCCCTACGTCCGGGACGACCGCCATCCCATCGCCTACTACAAGCACCACGGGATCTATGCCTATCGGAGGGCCTTTCTCCGCACCTTTACCGCCCTGGAAGAGGGCAAGCTGGAACGGCTGGAATCGCTGGAACAGCTGCGCGCCCTGGAGTTCGGCTATCGGATCCGGGTGGTGGAGACGCTCCACGATTCCGTGGAAGTGGACGCCCCGGACGAGCTGGCGCGGGTCCGGGACATCCTGCTGGGCAGATGA
- a CDS encoding phosphate-starvation-inducible PsiE family protein has translation MRYLNFQGLLPRHWRIMTVYQRFESLVAMVITLLITIVIIVTIYRLFVEVIGGLVLGALDPLDHRVFQTVFGEILTVLIALEFSHTLQYVATGQQSTQTKVILLIALLAVTRKFIIMDIKETTAETMIGLAAIALALGIVYWLLRERDDRLEQARGLCNPRSILKDAKSRPEDEDRDKSCGHS, from the coding sequence ATGAGATATTTGAACTTTCAGGGCCTTCTGCCCAGGCACTGGCGCATCATGACCGTCTATCAGCGCTTCGAAAGCCTGGTCGCCATGGTGATCACGCTGCTGATTACGATCGTAATCATCGTGACCATCTACCGCTTGTTCGTCGAGGTGATCGGCGGGCTCGTCCTTGGCGCCTTGGACCCGCTCGATCATCGGGTCTTCCAGACCGTCTTCGGCGAGATCCTGACGGTCTTGATCGCCCTGGAGTTCAGCCATACCCTTCAGTACGTGGCCACCGGGCAGCAGAGCACCCAGACGAAGGTGATCCTGCTCATCGCCCTGCTTGCCGTGACCAGGAAATTCATCATTATGGATATCAAGGAGACAACGGCCGAAACCATGATCGGCCTGGCCGCCATCGCCCTGGCGCTGGGAATCGTGTACTGGCTGTTGCGCGAACGCGACGATCGTCTCGAACAGGCGCGGGGTCTCTGCAATCCCAGGAGTATATTGAAGGATGCTAAAAGTCGCCCGGAGGATGAGGACAGAGATAAATCCTGCGGCCATTCATGA
- the rfaD gene encoding ADP-glyceromanno-heptose 6-epimerase, translating to MFIVTGGAGFIGSAFVWKLNSEGINDILIVDNLGESDKWKNLVNRSYADYVHKEDFRHMLEEDILSAENIEAVIHMGACSSTTERDADYLMENNFHYTCDLAQWAVSHDIRFVYASSAATYGNGSLGFDDDLEGSRRLRPINMYGYSKQLFDQWAIRHGLIDRIVGVKFFNVFGPNEYHKGDMTSVVFKSFHQIMDTGRVRLFKSHSPDYADGGQMRDFVYVKDCVDVLWQFVRNPGINGIFNLGTGRARTWNDLVNAVFAAMNLPPCIDYIDMPESLRGQYQYFTEARMEKLQAAGVEAKFHALEEAVADYVKNHLQAEDPHL from the coding sequence GTGTTTATCGTCACCGGCGGAGCCGGTTTTATCGGCAGCGCCTTCGTCTGGAAGCTGAATTCGGAAGGCATTAACGACATCCTGATCGTGGACAATCTGGGTGAGTCGGACAAGTGGAAGAATCTGGTCAATCGGAGCTACGCCGACTATGTCCATAAGGAAGATTTTCGACATATGCTGGAAGAAGACATTCTGTCGGCGGAAAATATCGAGGCCGTGATTCACATGGGGGCCTGCTCGTCCACGACGGAGCGGGACGCCGACTATCTCATGGAGAACAACTTCCACTATACGTGCGATCTGGCCCAATGGGCGGTCAGCCATGATATCCGATTTGTCTACGCCAGTTCCGCGGCCACCTACGGCAACGGATCGCTGGGGTTTGACGATGACCTGGAGGGGAGTCGCCGGCTCCGGCCGATCAACATGTACGGCTATTCCAAGCAGCTCTTCGACCAATGGGCCATTCGGCATGGATTGATCGACCGCATCGTGGGGGTCAAGTTTTTCAATGTCTTCGGACCCAACGAATACCACAAGGGAGACATGACCAGCGTCGTCTTCAAGTCCTTCCACCAGATTATGGATACGGGGCGGGTGCGGCTTTTCAAGTCCCATTCCCCCGATTACGCCGATGGAGGACAGATGCGGGACTTCGTCTACGTGAAGGACTGTGTGGATGTCCTCTGGCAGTTTGTCCGGAATCCCGGGATCAACGGGATCTTCAACCTGGGCACCGGCCGGGCGCGGACATGGAACGATCTGGTGAATGCCGTGTTTGCGGCGATGAACCTCCCGCCCTGCATTGATTACATCGACATGCCGGAATCGCTCCGCGGCCAGTACCAGTATTTCACCGAGGCGCGGATGGAAAAACTGCAGGCGGCGGGGGTGGAAGCCAAGTTCCACGCCCTCGAGGAAGCCGTGGCCGATTACGTCAAGAATCATCTCCAGGCCGAGGATCCCCATCTGTAA
- a CDS encoding VPLPA-CTERM sorting domain-containing protein: protein MKKKLVTLLFAGLLLALTGVAQATQVTDTIQYPTGYFCPNAAATYDAPYYRWYDEDWGWQHNALNYTFSSATLNISAWDVDAYNGEVDDIYVKDNGSWVNIGSLAGASDQWSYTTFTLTSNFYDEIVSGLEVWIDIDTTHTYDNWAVALAKSVISLDGAEIPNPNPTVPIPGAILLFAPGLAGLAALRRRMSR, encoded by the coding sequence ATGAAAAAGAAACTTGTTACCTTGTTATTTGCCGGCCTGCTGCTGGCTCTGACCGGCGTGGCTCAGGCCACACAGGTTACCGACACGATCCAATACCCGACCGGCTATTTTTGTCCGAATGCAGCTGCTACATACGATGCCCCTTATTACCGCTGGTACGATGAGGACTGGGGCTGGCAGCACAATGCCCTCAATTATACCTTCAGCTCCGCGACCTTAAACATCAGCGCCTGGGATGTTGATGCATATAACGGAGAAGTGGACGATATTTATGTTAAGGATAACGGCAGCTGGGTTAATATCGGCTCGCTGGCAGGAGCAAGTGATCAATGGTCTTATACGACCTTTACATTAACTTCCAATTTCTATGACGAAATTGTCTCCGGACTGGAAGTGTGGATCGATATCGATACGACTCACACCTATGACAACTGGGCAGTGGCTCTCGCAAAATCCGTTATTTCCCTTGACGGTGCTGAAATCCCCAACCCCAATCCTACCGTTCCGATTCCGGGCGCCATCCTGCTCTTTGCTCCGGGTCTTGCCGGTCTGGCCGCTCTTCGCAGGAGGATGAGCCGATAG
- a CDS encoding nitroreductase family protein, whose amino-acid sequence MELQEAIFKRRSVRNFSPDDVTDDQLRQIFEAVRWSPSWANTQVWEFVVVRDKKLIQGVTATYFEKNPAKKCSLAASALIVICAKTGLSGCYGGKQATKHADWYMFDLGIATQTLCLKAYELGLGTVVVGLMDHDACKKLIGLPDDYEVAAVIPIGRSAVELKEGPPRKAVSEMVHLDMFGRKMFQVHPAKA is encoded by the coding sequence ATGGAACTGCAGGAGGCCATTTTTAAAAGACGCAGTGTAAGGAATTTCAGCCCGGACGATGTCACAGACGATCAGTTGCGGCAGATCTTCGAAGCGGTCCGCTGGTCTCCATCCTGGGCCAATACGCAGGTCTGGGAGTTTGTCGTGGTGAGGGACAAGAAACTGATCCAGGGCGTTACCGCGACCTATTTCGAAAAGAATCCTGCGAAAAAGTGTTCCCTTGCCGCCTCAGCCCTGATTGTCATCTGCGCAAAAACAGGATTGTCCGGCTGTTACGGCGGGAAGCAAGCCACCAAGCACGCCGACTGGTACATGTTTGATCTGGGTATCGCGACTCAGACGTTGTGCCTGAAAGCCTATGAGTTGGGTCTGGGAACGGTCGTCGTCGGCCTCATGGATCATGACGCGTGCAAGAAATTGATCGGGTTGCCGGATGATTATGAAGTGGCCGCCGTCATTCCCATTGGAAGGTCCGCTGTTGAACTCAAGGAAGGTCCTCCGCGCAAAGCGGTATCCGAAATGGTGCATCTCGATATGTTCGGCAGAAAGATGTTTCAGGTTCATCCGGCTAAAGCGTAA
- a CDS encoding 4Fe-4S binding protein, with protein MLKNIRRLTQALFLLLFLWLFLSTESRGANELGYPVKVFLEADPLLYLTTVLSTRQFYTPFLLALLVLLATVLLGRVFCGWICPLGTLHNLAGCLKKEKAPEKPGHLYFGKYLLLIFLLVSSAFALQLAGLADPLSLLIRSLSLAVYPLIHHAVVTVFDTVYTWDLPVLTRFSEFLYSLLKKGFLSFQQPSFQQAVLIGLLFFGILALNLREKRFWCRYICPLGALLGLCSRYALLNRSVSEVCNGCGGCARVCPGGAAPDLKEKWRKSECLLCMNCDDLCPRNAVSFGFTRKGSGAALDLGKRRVIGAVAAGMVAVPLLRTSPLKKAGAADPRLIRPPGSLDEAEFLKKCIKCGQCMKVCTTNGLQPTLLEAGLDGIWSPMLVPRIGYCEYRCTLCGQVCPTGAIRNLSLEEKATVRIGTAMIDKGRCLPFAHATPCIVCQEVCPTPEKAIWLEAVPVKNRAGQLLTLRQPHVDLELCVGCGICEAKCPILGRPAITVTSIGESRSRDNQLLLS; from the coding sequence ATGCTGAAGAATATCCGCCGCCTGACTCAGGCCCTCTTTCTGCTCCTTTTTCTCTGGCTTTTCCTCTCGACGGAATCCCGGGGAGCCAATGAACTGGGCTATCCGGTGAAGGTCTTCCTGGAGGCCGATCCCCTTCTCTACCTCACCACGGTCCTGTCCACCCGCCAGTTTTATACGCCCTTCCTGCTCGCCCTGCTCGTTCTGCTGGCCACGGTCCTGCTGGGCCGGGTTTTCTGCGGCTGGATCTGCCCCCTGGGGACCCTGCACAACCTGGCAGGCTGCCTGAAGAAGGAAAAGGCCCCTGAAAAACCCGGCCATCTCTATTTCGGGAAATACCTCCTGCTGATTTTCCTCCTGGTTTCCTCGGCCTTTGCTCTTCAACTCGCCGGCCTTGCGGATCCCCTTTCCCTGCTGATCCGGTCTCTGTCGCTGGCCGTTTACCCCCTGATCCACCATGCCGTCGTCACCGTCTTTGATACGGTCTATACCTGGGATCTCCCCGTCCTTACCAGATTCTCCGAATTTCTCTACAGCCTGCTGAAAAAAGGCTTCCTCTCTTTCCAGCAGCCCTCCTTTCAGCAAGCGGTCCTAATCGGCCTGCTGTTCTTCGGGATTCTGGCCCTGAATCTGCGGGAGAAACGCTTCTGGTGCAGATACATCTGTCCCCTGGGGGCACTCCTCGGGCTTTGTTCCCGGTATGCCCTGCTGAACCGCTCCGTCAGCGAGGTGTGCAACGGCTGCGGGGGCTGCGCCCGGGTCTGCCCGGGCGGGGCCGCCCCGGATCTGAAGGAAAAGTGGCGCAAGTCGGAATGCCTCCTCTGTATGAACTGCGACGATCTGTGCCCCCGCAATGCCGTCTCTTTCGGATTTACCCGGAAAGGCAGCGGGGCAGCCCTGGATCTGGGCAAGCGGCGGGTTATCGGCGCGGTCGCTGCCGGGATGGTTGCCGTTCCCCTGCTTCGGACCTCGCCTTTGAAAAAGGCCGGGGCAGCGGACCCCCGGCTGATCCGTCCCCCCGGTTCCCTGGACGAGGCGGAATTTCTGAAAAAATGCATCAAATGCGGGCAATGCATGAAGGTCTGCACAACCAACGGCCTTCAGCCCACCCTGCTGGAAGCGGGGCTGGACGGGATCTGGTCGCCGATGTTGGTCCCCCGGATCGGATACTGTGAATACCGTTGCACCCTCTGCGGTCAGGTCTGTCCGACAGGGGCGATTCGAAATCTGTCCCTGGAGGAAAAGGCGACGGTCCGGATCGGCACGGCCATGATCGACAAGGGCCGCTGCCTCCCCTTCGCCCACGCAACCCCCTGCATTGTCTGCCAGGAGGTCTGCCCCACCCCGGAAAAGGCGATCTGGTTAGAAGCCGTTCCGGTTAAGAACAGGGCTGGGCAGCTCCTGACGCTTCGGCAGCCCCACGTGGATCTGGAACTCTGCGTGGGCTGCGGCATCTGCGAAGCCAAATGCCCCATCCTCGGCCGGCCTGCCATAACCGTGACCAGCATCGGCGAATCCCGCTCCAGGGACAATCAACTCCTCCTTTCCTAA
- a CDS encoding VPLPA-CTERM sorting domain-containing protein, with product MVKRAMMITAVTAILILVAQMASAYTITTGSSFGPYQSGQGGEFTLQADNALQSILSGYISGTTADIKQQNPLSSETQQGTFQSFCLEKDEYLYTGATYAVTISNSANGGGKNTNSGDPISLGTAYLYSNFAKGTLSGYNYSYESQRETSAAALQHAIWYLENEETYADAGGTSNIFLNAVISQFGSLENADDDSNGAYGIKVANLWVPGHEGDLAYARQDQLVATPIPAAAWLLASGLVGLIAVRRRNVN from the coding sequence ATGGTTAAAAGAGCAATGATGATTACCGCAGTCACAGCCATTTTGATCCTGGTTGCGCAAATGGCATCGGCATACACAATCACAACGGGAAGCAGTTTTGGACCTTATCAATCCGGTCAGGGTGGCGAGTTCACGCTTCAAGCAGATAATGCATTACAGTCGATCCTCTCCGGGTATATTTCGGGAACAACCGCAGACATCAAACAGCAGAATCCCCTTTCATCCGAAACTCAGCAAGGAACCTTTCAGTCCTTCTGCCTGGAAAAAGATGAATATCTCTACACCGGTGCAACATACGCCGTTACGATCAGCAATTCGGCGAATGGCGGGGGCAAAAACACCAATTCCGGGGATCCTATTTCTCTAGGCACCGCATACCTTTACAGCAACTTCGCTAAGGGGACGTTGAGCGGATACAATTACAGCTATGAATCTCAACGCGAGACGTCCGCAGCGGCTCTCCAGCATGCAATCTGGTATCTTGAGAATGAAGAAACGTATGCCGACGCGGGCGGGACATCGAATATCTTTCTGAATGCCGTTATCTCGCAATTTGGAAGTTTGGAAAATGCTGATGATGACAGCAATGGCGCCTACGGTATCAAGGTTGCCAATCTATGGGTACCCGGTCATGAAGGGGATCTCGCTTATGCGCGACAGGATCAATTGGTCGCCACCCCGATTCCTGCCGCGGCATGGCTTCTGGCCAGCGGCCTGGTCGGTTTAATCGCAGTTCGACGGCGGAACGTCAATTGA
- a CDS encoding DUF362 domain-containing protein, whose amino-acid sequence MNRRDFLKSALVTGAALSLPVGMDPVLAVLQAAERPDLAVARGMPPAKITRAAIDSLGGMKRFVSRGDIVVVKPNIGWDRTPEYAANTNPEVVATAVRLCFEAGAKQVKVFDHPVNDPRRTYTQSGISAAASAAGASVSFTDSRKFKEMRINGNSLKSWPLYSEVFEADKVINIPVAKTHGTARLTLGMKNWMGVMGGWRGRIHQRIDESLVDLATFIRPTLTILDAVRILTDNGPQGGNLADVRQLNLVIAGTDAVAVDAFGATLFGMKPADLGFVRIGHQRRLGSMDLAAMKIKRITL is encoded by the coding sequence ATGAACCGCAGAGATTTCCTGAAATCAGCCCTGGTGACCGGAGCGGCCTTGAGCCTGCCGGTGGGCATGGACCCCGTTCTGGCCGTTCTTCAGGCCGCCGAAAGACCGGATCTGGCGGTTGCCCGGGGGATGCCACCCGCCAAGATCACTCGGGCGGCGATCGACAGCCTGGGGGGGATGAAACGATTCGTTTCGCGGGGGGACATCGTGGTCGTAAAGCCCAATATCGGCTGGGACCGCACGCCGGAATACGCCGCCAATACCAATCCCGAAGTCGTCGCCACCGCCGTCCGGCTCTGCTTCGAAGCCGGCGCCAAACAGGTCAAGGTTTTCGATCACCCCGTAAATGACCCGCGGCGAACTTACACGCAGAGCGGCATTTCCGCTGCGGCATCCGCCGCTGGCGCGTCCGTCTCCTTTACGGACAGCCGGAAATTCAAGGAGATGCGGATCAACGGCAATTCATTGAAATCATGGCCCCTCTATTCGGAGGTCTTCGAGGCGGACAAGGTGATCAACATCCCCGTTGCCAAGACCCACGGCACAGCCAGACTGACCCTGGGGATGAAAAACTGGATGGGGGTGATGGGCGGCTGGCGGGGGCGGATCCATCAGCGCATCGATGAAAGCCTCGTGGATCTGGCGACGTTCATTCGGCCCACTCTGACGATTCTCGATGCCGTCCGGATTCTGACGGACAACGGGCCTCAGGGAGGGAACCTGGCGGACGTTCGGCAGCTCAATCTGGTCATCGCCGGAACGGACGCCGTGGCCGTCGACGCCTTCGGGGCCACCCTTTTCGGGATGAAGCCGGCGGACCTGGGTTTTGTCCGCATCGGTCATCAGCGCCGTCTGGGCAGCATGGACCTGGCGGCAATGAAAATCAAGAGGATCACCCTGTAA
- a CDS encoding ABC transporter permease, whose translation MHAANIFHLGIKELRSLLRDPVILFLILYAFSLAIYVSATAMPETLHKAPIAIVDEDRSPLSSRIIDAFYPPYFLPPALISQAEMDARMDAGLDTFAINIPPDFQRDVLAGRSPTIQLNVDATRMSQAFTGSGYIQTIISGEISSFLQGYRANPTPPVDLALRARFNPQLNKSWFGAVMKVIDNVTMLSIILTGAALIREREHGNVEHLLVMPVTPFEIMAGKVWAMALVVLAATACSLIFVVQGMLEVPIEGSILLFLAGAALHLFATTSLGIFLGTVARSMPQFGLLMMLILLPLQILSGSVTPRESMPEFVQFAMLAAPNTHFVILAQAILYRGAGLAVVWPQFVTLALIGTTLFGLSLARFRKTLATMA comes from the coding sequence ATGCACGCCGCCAACATCTTTCATCTCGGGATCAAAGAGCTGCGCAGCCTCCTGCGCGATCCGGTGATACTCTTCCTGATTCTCTACGCCTTTTCCCTGGCGATCTACGTCAGCGCGACAGCCATGCCCGAAACGCTGCACAAGGCGCCCATCGCCATCGTGGACGAGGATCGGTCGCCGCTCTCCAGCCGCATTATCGATGCCTTTTACCCGCCGTACTTTCTGCCTCCCGCGCTGATTTCCCAGGCGGAGATGGATGCCCGGATGGATGCCGGTCTCGATACCTTCGCCATCAACATCCCGCCCGATTTCCAGCGCGACGTCCTTGCCGGCCGCTCACCCACGATCCAGCTCAACGTGGACGCCACCCGGATGAGCCAGGCCTTCACCGGCAGCGGCTATATCCAGACCATCATATCGGGCGAGATCTCCAGCTTCCTCCAGGGGTATCGTGCCAACCCCACCCCTCCGGTGGATCTGGCCCTGCGGGCCCGCTTCAACCCCCAGCTGAACAAATCCTGGTTCGGGGCTGTCATGAAGGTCATCGACAACGTCACCATGCTCTCCATCATTCTCACCGGCGCCGCGCTGATCCGCGAGCGGGAGCACGGCAACGTGGAGCATCTGCTGGTAATGCCGGTCACGCCCTTCGAGATCATGGCCGGCAAGGTGTGGGCCATGGCGCTGGTGGTCCTGGCCGCCACGGCCTGTTCGCTGATTTTTGTCGTTCAGGGGATGCTGGAGGTCCCCATCGAAGGCTCCATTCTGCTGTTCCTGGCCGGCGCGGCCCTCCACCTCTTCGCCACCACATCCCTCGGCATCTTTCTCGGCACCGTCGCCCGCTCGATGCCCCAGTTCGGTCTGCTGATGATGCTGATCCTGCTGCCACTGCAGATCCTCTCCGGCAGCGTGACTCCCCGGGAAAGCATGCCGGAGTTCGTCCAGTTCGCCATGCTGGCGGCGCCGAACACCCACTTCGTCATCCTCGCCCAGGCCATCCTCTATCGCGGCGCCGGCCTCGCCGTCGTCTGGCCGCAATTTGTCACCCTGGCCCTGATCGGAACAACCCTCTTCGGCCTGTCTCTGGCCCGCTTCCGCAAGACCCTCGCGACGATGGCCTGA